A window of Deinococcus sp. YIM 134068 genomic DNA:
TGGTCGCTGGCCGGGTACTGGAAGGTCTGGAGGCCCTCGATGTCGTCCCCTCCGCAGGCGGCGAGGGTGAGGGGCAGCAGGGCGAGGAGGAGCGTGCGTTTCATCAAGGCCCAGGTTACGGCGAGATGGTGAAACATACGCCCCATTCGGCACGGTCCGCGTGGAAGGCTGGGGCATGAGCGTCCCGGCCTCCCTCCCACCCCTGGCGGGCCTGAACCAGCCCATCATCTTCGTGGATACCGAAACGGGCGGGCGCGACCCGGCGCGGCACCCACTCCTCACCGTCGGGCTGGTCACGCTGACGCCGCAGGGAGAGGTCACGCGGCCCCTGCACCTGCGCGTCCGCCATGAACGCTACGACGTGGAACCGGAGGCGATGGCCGTCAACGGGATTGACCTGGAGGCCCACCACGCCGCCGCGCAGCCTCCGGAGGAGATTGCCGACGCCGTGCGGCTCTACGGGCGGGAGGTCGGGCGGGTCATGCTGGGTGGGCACAACCTGCACTTCGACATCGGCTTCCTGCGGACGCTGCTGCCGGACCTGGGGAGCGTGTTTCGGCGGGGGCGGGTGGACACGAAGCTCAGCGCGCAGTTCCTGATTCATGCGGGATTGCTGCCGCGCAAGGTGGGGACGCCGCTCGATCAGCTCGCGGGGCACTTCGGGTTCGAGTACCGGGCGCACGATGCGCTGGAGGATGCTCGGGTGACGGCGATGGTGTATGCGGAGTTGTTGCGGTTGGCGGCTCGGTGAGGGGGCGGGGCATCTTGCGACGGTTTGCCCCACCCTCCAGCCCCCTACCCACAGGGGCAGGGGGAGCGGCGCTGCGCTAGGCAAGTGTTTATAGGCCGCGCCCGTGGTCGGGTTCTCGGCGTGGCAAGGTTTGATCTTGTTGCATCCCAGTCACTCACCCACCCAGGGAGCTGCGCGAGCCGACGTGGTGGTGGGATGGGGCGTCGGCTCACGGACAAGGATCGGGCGTCGAGAGTGACGGTTTTTGGAGAGCGAAGGCTCCAGCATCTTTTCTCCCTCTCCCCCTGCGGGAGAGGGTTGGGGAGAGGGGTGACGAGCACCGCTCGTCCTTCTGTCCGGTAGCAACTACGCTCCTCTTGCCCGAACTGTTGATATCGAGAGTCCTCGCGTCCTTGTAGGAGGGAGCCGGAGTGAAGAGGTGTATGACCACCTTCAACGCCCCACTTGCCCTACTCCCCCCCCACACTCTCCCGCGCCTCTCCCCTCTCCAGCGGCACGCCGGGCGGTCGTCCTCCCGGAAAGCTCGTGGCGAGCAGGTCCACCTCCTCGCGGTCGGGCATCAGGTTGCCGGTCAGGCCGCGCGCGGCGAGGACGGGCAGGAAAGCCTCCATGACGTGCCCCTCGCCGTGGACGAGCCAGACGCGCGGGGTGCCCGTGGTGCCCAGGAAGGTGAGGAGGTCGTCCTGATCGGCGTGGGCGGAGAAGCCGCCGATGGTATGGACGTGGGCACGCACAGCCACGTCCTCGCCGAGCAGATGCACGGTGTCGTCGCCCGCCACGATGCGCCCGCCCAGGCTGCCGGGCGACTGGTAGCTCACGACGACGAGGCTGGTGCCCGGCTTCCAGAGATGGTGCTTGAGGTGGTGCTGGATGCGCCCACCCGTCATCATGCCGTTGCCCGCGAGGATGATCGCCGGGCCGTCGTAGCGGTTGAGGCGCTGGGACTCCTCGCCCGTGAGGACGACGTGCAGCGTGGAGGGCCGGAAG
This region includes:
- a CDS encoding 3'-5' exonuclease, which produces MSVPASLPPLAGLNQPIIFVDTETGGRDPARHPLLTVGLVTLTPQGEVTRPLHLRVRHERYDVEPEAMAVNGIDLEAHHAAAQPPEEIADAVRLYGREVGRVMLGGHNLHFDIGFLRTLLPDLGSVFRRGRVDTKLSAQFLIHAGLLPRKVGTPLDQLAGHFGFEYRAHDALEDARVTAMVYAELLRLAAR